ACTGTTTGGGAGGCTTAATTATATACTTCCGCGTGGACAAACGAATTAATAGTCAAATTGTATTGTTAATCTCGTTGTGGTGGGAATTTTAGAGGTCAcgaatcaataaaattttattatacagtgcTATTACCATAATGATATTGTGATTTTGAATCTCAATGTATTATggtatttctaaatattttagttaagatatcctttatatttaatttttactcaaTCGTGAATGATATggattgttgattaaaaaactatgttgtgtcaaaaataaaaaaatatatttgtttgaacaaaaactaaacaatatttacactAAACGGGATCACAATGAGCGTTGACTAGACACTTCACCACCAGCCGCTGTGGCCGTGGCCACTGCCGTATCCGCCGCTGTAACCTCCGTAGCCGGAGCCGTAGCCGGAACCGTAGCCGGAGTATCCGCCAGAGTATCCACCAGAGTATCCGCCAGAGTATCCGCCAGAGTATCCGCCAATGCCGGAGTAGCCGGAGCTGTAGCTAGGGCTGGCGACGACTTTCTTGACAGTCACCACTTGGGGCACGGAGACGACCTTGTTCACGCTGACCACCTGCGGCACGCTCACCACCTTGGGTACATTGACAACCTTGTTGACAGCGATGACTTGAGCAGAGGGGGCGGAGTAGCCGCTGTAACCGCTGTAACCGCCGTATCCTCCATTTCCGCTGTATCCGCCGTATCCACCGAGGCTGTAACCGCCGTATCCGCCATGACCACTGTACCCAGAGCCATAACCGGATCCGTAGCCGGAGCTGAGTCCGTGAAGGAATCCACGCTTCTCACGAGGCTTCTCGGCCTCGGCGGCGAAAGCGACGGCCACGAGGGCGCAGACTACGATCTGAAAACATAATGTAGATTAGATACAGGTGGCGGGACAACTGACATATCGTGTGATGAAACTTTTACTAATTAATGCCGAAATTTAACTGATAGATATTTCTTTTgagattttgtaaaaattataaaaacagttaTCAGATTCAATATTGAAGTTCGCTCAAAAAGAGTAAATCTGGTAAACAATCCGAGCGGTTTCTGCGGTGAGTGATCACACGAACAGTGGTTGGTACTCACGAAGGATTTCATGGTGAGCGTTGGTTGGTGTGCGGTGGATGTGTGATGCTGTCGGAGGAGTCTGCTCGGTATATATACGACGCGGGAGGCGGTGTCGCAAGCCGTCCTCGCGCCGCCCGCCGGCCGCCGACGGACTCGCGGCCTCGGGGGCTGATGTCAGCCCTTCCTGCTGGCCTTCCTGCATCACGGACTTTGAGGTgtgttagaaaaataaatagaaataacacAAAGCAAAGGCTGGATTAAAGGGAAAGAGATAAACAGGtaggttttatttactttattcaatTAATTGTGTGCACcgatgtaatattaatatacaaatttcaaTAACTTATGCAAATAAATTTGGTTACGCAGACAGATGCATTTTATTATTGCGTTTAATTTTGGTACTTCTCCTTTAATGGtacttgattataatttatctaatcatatttatttgtatttttaaaaatattttatgacacaTTACTTTTGTCGATTAAATGATAAACTTATTTGTAACTTGTTCACAGAGACAGACAGACATTAGACAGAGACGTAACTAATGCACCCAGTTCTTTCTATGTGTATTCCgccccattatgtgataggggccgaTTCTACAAGACttacaagtaaaattaatatgaaataaaatatgtaaaagaataataaatgctgctcgactgcctcggtggcgtagttgtactgcatgtccggtacaatagcgctctgaggtcctgggttcgaatcccgggtcgggcaaagtgatatttaggtttttctgctcagtatcagcccggagtctggaatttgagcccgatatggcgataggctcgccccctatcacatcatgggacggaacatacttggcgaagagtgggtgccctagttgcgcctctgcataccccttcggggataaatgcgtgatgttatgtatgtatgtaaaagaataataaataatgcacATGATAAGAATTTTAAACTGACACGTGTTTGTCGGCATTTCACATTATTTAATGGACTGTATAAAAATGCATGCTTTCTGTTTTGGTACTAATATGGCTAGTTTGattctttaaatttatctaGAGAACAAGTattctatttataaagtatGCTAAAGCTGTGTGTGTTCGACATTATCACTGCTGTGGCCCGCGAATAATCGTAATTATA
The nucleotide sequence above comes from Manduca sexta isolate Smith_Timp_Sample1 chromosome 11, JHU_Msex_v1.0, whole genome shotgun sequence. Encoded proteins:
- the LOC115449606 gene encoding keratin-associated protein 19-2; translation: MKSFIVVCALVAVAFAAEAEKPREKRGFLHGLSSGYGSGYGSGYSGHGGYGGYSLGGYGGYSGNGGYGGYSGYSGYSAPSAQVIAVNKVVNVPKVVSVPQVVSVNKVVSVPQVVTVKKVVASPSYSSGYSGIGGYSGGYSGGYSGGYSGGYSGYGSGYGSGYGGYSGGYGSGHGHSGWW